In Syngnathus scovelli strain Florida chromosome 12, RoL_Ssco_1.2, whole genome shotgun sequence, the genomic window TCTCCGATTGCCAATTGCTTCCCTTTGAAAAGTAGGAGGCACGTTCAAGTGTTGCAATCTTACACCGTTCCCTTGATTGGAATGTAAATGCCCTCAAATTAAAGCTGACATTTTGCAGTCAAAGCACATTTGGTGGTGATGAGAATTGTGTCCGTGGCGCAATATTTATATTCACAAACCTGATTGTCATGTCAATGTTGTCCTTCTGTTTCAGGTCACAGGTAATATGTAACATAAAGCGAGCACTATGACATCCAGATTTGGTAAAACGTACAACCGCAAGGGAGGCGAGGCCAATTCCAAGTTCGAAGAAGTCTTCTCCAACAGAAAgcccaccctgaccaccaaatgGGGCGAAACCACCTACAAGGCCCAGCTGGGGGCCAAAAGGCCTCCTGCGAAATCGGAAGAGCCGTCCAAGAGGCCCCGAATGGAGGACAGCGACAGCGGGGATGACCCATTTGGGTTCGACAGCGACGATGAACCCGTGAGTGTCGGCGAGGGCGGTGCGAGCGAGACGGCCGCTGAAAACGTACCTGTCGTGACGACTTCCGCGCACACCACGAGTGCATCGTACAAAATTCCAAGTAAGGACACGAAAGAACCCGGTCGCGTGTTCGCTCGTTCTTGTGCTAGCACTCTTTTTGCACTTGCACGCAAGTCTACGAATGTGACCAGTTTAGTTGTCTGTGTGAATTTATTATCGTAATCTATATATCGTAATATTGCTTTGCGTTCTGTTCGCAGGCAAGCCAGCAGTTGACGCAAAGGTTTTTGAAAATCACAAGCCGTGGCTCAAAAATGTGCCGGAGAGCAGCCGGCTGCCGGCGTCCGCGTCGTCTTTGTCAAAAACGGCCGCCGCCTCGGCTCACAATTCCTCAGGGACCCAAAGGATCGGCTTTGCTCCTCAACCCACCGCCAGTGTGTCGGGGGGCAGCGCAGACTTCCGGACCGCCTCGTCGAATGATGTCGCCCCACCGTCAGAAGAAAGTCCAGAGGAGGAGCCTCGTCCGGTGGACAACATCCCTCCTTCCCCGTTCACCCTCAGAGCCTCAAACTGCAAGAAATACCAGTCGCGTTGTCGCTCGAGCAAATTATTCCCCGAAGACGACGCCGACCTCGAAGTGGAGAGCGCCGGCCAGAAGCCGAACAGTGTAGTCGCCTCTGCGAGCAACAGCGGCGTCAACGCAAAGGCGGCGGCCAAACCGGCGGCCAAGCCGGCGGGCAGAGGAGGTGGGAGGGTCCGCGACTACACGGTCCtgcacccctcctgtgtgtcggTGTGCAACGTCACCATCCAGGACTCCATCGAGCGCAGCGCCGAAGAGCTGGTGGCGCCGGCCACGCCCGCCGACCTCGGAGACGCGGGACAGATGAGGAAGAAGTCGGATGTGCAGCCTAAACCTACAAGGTGAGTCGGTTGGGGGATGTCAAAATGAAAGAACAAAATGCAATGAAATATCTTTTTGATTCAGAACCGCCTTGGTCAAGACCAAGAAGACCAAAGCCGAGTCCAAGCTGGAGTTCTTCGGCTTTGGGGACGAGGAGGCCCCGGGCGGCGACGAGGCCTCCGAAAGCTCCGGCGGGGGCAAGAGCAGCTACAAGATCAAGTACTTTGGCTTCGACGACCTCAGCGAGAGCGATagcgacgacgacgacaacCACGTCAAGGAGAAGAAGGCCAGGAAGGCAGCGGCGGCCTTGGTCGCACTGGGGTCCAGCGTGGACAGCCCCCACACCAGTGATTCCCAGGACAGCCAGGCCAGCAGCAACACAGGTCAAATGCCACTTCAAATTCATCACGATAGAAAGAAGAAGCACAtggcaggcatttttttttttccctgcgctGTGGTTGTCGTGGTTACGCTAAACTTAACTCGTGAGAAGAGAATAATCGGTGAAAATTTGTCTTAAATATGCCGGCAAATGAATTGGTCGCACCCTACCAAGTTTTAATTAGTTGAAAAATAACGTGCTCCTTCCAGTCCGTTTTTACTCCACAGCAGATAATGTTAATGTGCGACTGGGGGCGAAGGTCACGTGACTGCGCTTGTTGTCATTCGCCATCATCGTTGTTGTTCCTCCCGCAGACAATTTTGACTTCTGCGACGACTCCAGCCCAGGCGGCAGCGAGGGCCAAAAAGGACGCTCAGGGAAGCAAAGCGAAAAGTCCAAGGACCTCGGCGGCGGGTTCAAGAAGATTTTCAGCGGGCCCAAAAAGGTCCGTGAGTCTCGACGCCGTAACGTCTCATTAGCGAGGGCGCGACTCAAACCCGTCGCAGCTTGACGTTGAACAAGGTTAAGCGTGCGCGTGCGTTGCTCACGTTAGCTCACGGGCGGACTCATCCGAATCATTCTGCTCCAGTTTGCCGCGTTGCTTTTGCAGTCACGCCTGTTTATCTTGACTATGCGCCATATTGGCTTTGGCTTGTTGCTTGTGCTCCATCTTgcttagtttttcttttttttctctgcgtGTCTCACGCACGAAAACCCCACTGTGCTGTTGTGTTATGTAATTGCAAAGCACTCTTTGTCATTTTCAGGAAGTGCTTTGTGACGCTCGGGGTGTGGGGGGGCGGCACATTTTTGTTCTGCGCCGCCGTCACCATCTCAAGCCCGCTGCTGCGTTGTGCAATATTCATGTGTCGGTGTACGACAATAGAGCGTGCTTATGTTCCACGCTGCGATGCTTTATTTAAATGAGCGGGAAGTCTGAATTTCTTTCACGGGCTTCTTTGCATCAGCGCCGTTGTTGAAATTGAATAAGGAAAACTTTCTGCTTTAGAAAAGACTGAAACCGTGTTTATTGAGCCACCTGCAAGATGCGAAAATCTGAAATCGTAAAACAGCTTGACAGTTTCACACCATCCGCTCGTTTTTAAACGCACATAAACTGTCGAAGGGCGTTTGAGGGTTTCCAGTTGCACTTTAATATTTTGCCGCACATCATTTCATGTCCCGACCAAACAAACGGTCCGATTCTTCTTTTTCAGTCCCCTGCAAAAGCGGTGTACAACGCTCGGCACTGGAACCAGCCCGAGTCCGAAGAAATCCCCACGCCGCCCCCCTCCCGAGCCCAAACAGCCCCGGTAAGGCTCCGCCTCCCCGCCGCTCAACAAATTCCATCCGGCTCTCATTTTTGCCACGTCGAGCATTAATCACAGGGCGTTTAGGAGCGCCGATGACATGACGAAGACGCGCCGTGTCTTTGTCGAGCGCACAATGCACGACGCATCGCCGAATCATTAGCATTTGTTACACAATTCCCCGTCGGCCCTCAGGAGCACAAGGCGGAATATTGTTTATTGGTCTCTCCGTAGTCAACGCCTCTGCTTCTAATTGCTCTAATTAGTCTCTTTTGCTTCAAGTGGAATTGTTTGCCCTGACAGTGAACTTCCATTTGCAAAAATGCCGTGTTTTaatccccctccctcctcctcccccacgtGAGTCAATGTTTGTTCAGGGACTAGCAAATTGCACTTTGTCAACAGCCATTTGCAAAAGTTGCCCTCAACTTTGCACCACCTCATCTGCTAAAAGTGCTTATTTAGGACTTGTGTGCTTAGCCGACTATTCAGCCGCGTTAAATTGTCAGGACGTGTCATTAAATAGATTTTGCGGCGGCCGCCTGAGCCCCGTTTGTCTTTGTCGCTTCCTCCTCCCCAGGCCGTCTTATCGAGCGGCGCGAGCGGCGGCAAGGACGGCGACTCCCGTAAAGATGACGGCGTGTTCAAAGCCCCTCCGCCCCCGCCCAAAGTCATTAAATCAGAAACCATCCCCACGCGACCCTACCAGGATATTGTCACGGCTCTCAAGTGCAGGAAGGAGCACAAGGAGGTGAGTTGACCAAAAATCAGGTTTGATATTCTGATACTTGGATTGATGATGAAACAATGAGCTGCTTGTCACAAAGCtaattttttttgccttctcCCAGCTGTACACGGTGGTGCAGCACGTCAAGCACTTCAACGACGTGGTGGAGTTTGGCGAGAATCAAGAGTTCACCGACGACTTTGAGTACCTGGAGACGGGATTGAAGAGCAGCCAGCCGCTCAACACCAGATGCCTTAGGTAAGCCATGGGAAACGCTTCGTTGGCCTTCacggatatgttttttttttttttcttcctctcagCGCTCCTGCGACACATCCATGCTCCTGTTGGTTGTATATTATGAGTGCCAAGTAGCTCATTACGTTGATTGAACGCCGCAAGGGCTTGTCAGTTAACATTTGTCCGCGTCGGCACGTATTAGCGAGCGCCGCTTCCCACCAAAGCTCACAACCTCGTAGCTTGCTGCCTCAGCGCATCTTGGAAACACgccatgccttttttttttttttttttttttctcaaaaggttTTTCGGGATGAAAATTGTTTCGCCGGCTAGGTTCCGAGCTTTGGAaaggaacacaaaaaaaaaatatccacttCTCCCCCCGCATGGTTGTTTATATGGTCTCATGCTGGGAAGATGAGGAAAATGTCGCTTACATGATAAAAACAATATAAAGCGTGCCTTTTTTTTAGAATTGATGGCTGATAACAGATCAGTTTTGGTTACCTGAACTTTGTCCCGAGCATGCGGTATTTTGTCAAATGTTGGAAGATGAATTTGCAGATCCATGTCattactctgtgtgtgtgtttgtgcgtcagTATAATCAGCCTGGCCACCCGCTGTGCCATGCCCAGCTTCAGGATGCATCTCCGGGCAAGAGGCAAGGTGGCGCAGGTCTTCAAAATGCTCAGCGACTCGTCGCAGCACCCGGTCCGTAGCAAGTTCCCAAATGATTTAGACTCCGCCGCAGGGGCCTGCGCTcactcgccttttttttttaccaatcagAATCTCGCCTTGTGCACGGCGGCGCTCATGTATATCCTGAGCCGTGACCGTCTCAACATGGACCTGGACCGCTCCTGCCTGGAGCTTATGATCAAGCTGCTGGAGCTGGACCAGGACTACTCGGCTCATCAAGACCAGCTCACCGCCAAGGAGGTGGCCAAGGTCAAGGAGAAGATCCGCAAGCTGTGCGAAACTGTGCACAACAAACACCTGGACCTGGAAAACATCACGGTGGGTTGGGGGCTGGCCCTGGGAATGACGCCAGATAAAGTCAAGGTCGTGGGCggatttcattattattattttgattgtAGACGGGGCACCTTGCCATGGAGACACTGCTCTCTCTGACGTCCAAAAGAGCAGGCGATTGGTTCAAGGAAGAGCTGCGACTCCTTGGAGGTTTGGACCACATTGTCGACAAAGGTACCCCCAATCAAACAGGAACTTGTAAATCCTCTTTGAGAGTTGTGACTTGTCAGACATGCCGGTCTCATTCTTCATGGTGTCGTTTGCGCAGTGAAAGAGTGCGTGCAAAACCTGAGCGAGGAGGACGACAAGGAGAACCTGGTGGCGTCTTTATGGGGAGCTGAGCGATGTTTGAGAGTGCTTGAAAGCGTAAGTAACTGAGTGCCGAAATCACGTTTACTCGCTTGGCTTGTAATTCCTTTCTTTGACCTCTGGGGGGCCAACAGGTGACCGTGCAGAATCCGGAAAACCAGGGTTACTTAATTGCCTACAAGGACTCACAGCTCATCGTCTCCTCTGCAAGGTGAGGAGCAAAACTGTTGAACGCGCCGTCGTATTTCGATGAGGATCCTTTGCAGACGTTTAACGGTGTGTTCAGAGCGCTGCGCCACTGCGAGGACATGATCCAGCGCTACAGCAGGGCGCTGAACAACATCTGCGTGTCGGCGGAGGCGGGCGATTCCGCGCTGCCGCACTGGAGCTGCAGCAACGTGGGCAAGGCGGTGGAGGACTGCATGAGGGCCGTCATCGGCGTCCTGCTGAACCTCACGCATGACAATGGTAAATCATTTACTGCGTGTTCAAAGAGCGAAGCctctggtttttttttgtgggtccagTTGGCTTGTTTTGGACTTGAAAAATCGAGTTCAAATTTTTTTTgaatgcccaaaaaaaaattgtcttcagAGTGGGGAAGCACCAAGACAGGCGAGCAGGATCAGCTCATTGTCACGGCGCTAAACTGTGTTCTCCGGGTTCCGCGTTACATCCCGCAGGAACAACGCTTTGACGTGCGAGTGCTGGTAAGGCGCTTCAAATTTTGTAAATCATTTTATTgccttatatatatttttatagaaTTCACATGCTCTGCTTCTCCTGTCAGGGTCTGGGCCTGCTCATCAATCTGGTCGAGTACAGCTCCAGGAACCGCCACTATCTGGTGGACATGGAGTTCAACATGGACCACTTCTGTCTGGAGGACAGTCTGACACAGCCGGCCGACCCGACGCAAGCGGGCGCGTCGGCCGAGtctgcgccgccgccgccgagcgCGGCCGAGACTCAGGAAGACGGAGCAAAGAAGCCCGAGGCCTCTGGTGCTTTGGCTGCCCTGGTCGAGGTAGGAAAAAGAATCATTgccttaaaataaataaaaaaaaattgtttaacgCCTCTTCTCTTCCCAGCTCTTCCTGGAGCGAGAGCGAGCTGCCATCTTGGCCGAGGCCAGAACGGACGACCTGATCAGCGAGGCGCCCAAGCCCCAGGACCAGAGCGGTGAGTGGAAGGAGACCATGGGCGAGATCCAGTGGGTGGCGGCC contains:
- the LOC125979001 gene encoding wings apart-like protein homolog → MTSRFGKTYNRKGGEANSKFEEVFSNRKPTLTTKWGETTYKAQLGAKRPPAKSEEPSKRPRMEDSDSGDDPFGFDSDDEPVSVGEGGASETAAENVPVVTTSAHTTSASYKIPSKPAVDAKVFENHKPWLKNVPESSRLPASASSLSKTAAASAHNSSGTQRIGFAPQPTASVSGGSADFRTASSNDVAPPSEESPEEEPRPVDNIPPSPFTLRASNCKKYQSRCRSSKLFPEDDADLEVESAGQKPNSVVASASNSGVNAKAAAKPAAKPAGRGGGRVRDYTVLHPSCVSVCNVTIQDSIERSAEELVAPATPADLGDAGQMRKKSDVQPKPTRTALVKTKKTKAESKLEFFGFGDEEAPGGDEASESSGGGKSSYKIKYFGFDDLSESDSDDDDNHVKEKKARKAAAALVALGSSVDSPHTSDSQDSQASSNTDNFDFCDDSSPGGSEGQKGRSGKQSEKSKDLGGGFKKIFSGPKKSPAKAVYNARHWNQPESEEIPTPPPSRAQTAPAVLSSGASGGKDGDSRKDDGVFKAPPPPPKVIKSETIPTRPYQDIVTALKCRKEHKELYTVVQHVKHFNDVVEFGENQEFTDDFEYLETGLKSSQPLNTRCLSIISLATRCAMPSFRMHLRARGKVAQVFKMLSDSSQHPNLALCTAALMYILSRDRLNMDLDRSCLELMIKLLELDQDYSAHQDQLTAKEVAKVKEKIRKLCETVHNKHLDLENITTGHLAMETLLSLTSKRAGDWFKEELRLLGGLDHIVDKVKECVQNLSEEDDKENLVASLWGAERCLRVLESVTVQNPENQGYLIAYKDSQLIVSSARALRHCEDMIQRYSRALNNICVSAEAGDSALPHWSCSNVGKAVEDCMRAVIGVLLNLTHDNEWGSTKTGEQDQLIVTALNCVLRVPRYIPQEQRFDVRVLGLGLLINLVEYSSRNRHYLVDMEFNMDHFCLEDSLTQPADPTQAGASAESAPPPPSAAETQEDGAKKPEASGALAALVELFLERERAAILAEARTDDLISEAPKPQDQSGEWKETMGEIQWVAAEPNDSQPVVENPKKEEEDEELDLNKALQHAGKHMEDSIVASYTALLLGCLCQGSQVNVTTVRQHLPKGDFSIMTEMLKKFLSFMNLTCAVGTTGQKSISRVIDYLEHC